The following DNA comes from Spirulina major PCC 6313.
ATAGGTCAACTCCCCGCTAATCGTATAGGTCCCCGCAAACAGCCCCTCATTGGCATTAGCCGCCGTATTGAAATTCGGGCCCGATAAAAACTCCGTACTTTCGCCCAAATAGCCCACATTAAACTTCAGCTTGTCGCTCAAGTTCAACAACGCCACAGCACCCGCCCCACGATCGAGGGTATTAATCAAAGAGCCGCCGCCAGAGTTAAAACTATCCGCACCTTTGAAAATATTGCTGTAGCGGTTGCCATCAAAATAGCGATACCAGTTGATCCGTGGCCCCACCACCAAGTGCAGCTTGTCGTTAACCGGGAATTGGTAGAACAATTCACGAATCCGAACTTCATTATCATTGCCGCTATTTTGGTCAGTGAACGTGACCCCCCAGGTATTAAACAGCCCCGCCGAAACAAAGTTATTCGCCGGCCCGCGACCATTCCCCACCGCCAACTGCATCGCGAGGTTGTCTTTCCCAGTGAAGGAAGTACTAAAGTTCAACCAGGTCAAGTATTGGAAGGTCAGTTCTGGATCATCGGTGATCGTGCGGCGTGTGGTTGCGCCCGTCGCATCCCGTGAAGCATTAAAAGGGCTGGTTCCTTCGGCGAGAATATTCCCCCCAGACCATGCATTATTCAGGTGCATGAAGACATTACCACGCAACTTTGTAGTGGTGGAGAATTGATTGTCTTCGAGGAATTCAACGCGGGATTCCAGATTATCAACCTTGGTGCTGAGCATGGCGAGTTCGGCTTCAAACTCCGCCATTAATCGCTCGACGGTTTCGAGATCGGCGCGAGTGACAAAATCTGCGCTGGTTTCCGCGATCAGGCGCTCAATCTGTTGCAAGCAGGCATTTAAACCGGCGGCAAACTCGTAGCGGGAGAGGGAGCGGTTACCCCGAAACGTCCCATTCGGATAGCCAGCGATACAGTTGTAACGCTCAATCAAGTCACTCAAGGCAGAATAGGCCCAATCCGTTGGCGAAACATCACTCAGTTCCGAAACACCTCGCACCTGGGACATTGCAGAGGTTTGGTTGAGCGCTTCGATATCCGCTAGGACATGACTCGGATTCGCGTGAGCAGCGCTATTGTCTAGCATGGCGAAGGAGAGGGTAGTTGCGACCCCCAACAAGCCAGATAGCAGTCCATAGCTTGGAGCTTTGTTCATCATCTCACACCATTAACAGGAGTATCAAAAAATACTGAGGCGTAAGCAAATTAACAAAGATTTCTAGTAGCTAATGTAGTCTGGAATACAGGTTTAATTTTGAAGATGTCAAGCCTTGATGATTTTTATGAAAAATTTGCATACTTGGGGCGATGCGGGTAAACGGTAGAATGATGCAGAAATGAGGTGCTGATTTGGGTGAGAGTAGGGCTAGGACATTGACTGAACGCCAACGCTTCTAGGGGCCTTTGTGATTTGTCCATTTGGCTGTGCATTCTGATTGCATTGAGTCCGGTTTTAGGGTATGTCGAACGATGGGATTCGCCTCGATCGCTTGGGCGATTTTGGGTGTGCCCTGGAGCACAATTTCTTCATACTGTGCTTGACTATGGCAATCCTATTTGATTTATGAACAGGCAAGGGGCTTAAGTCCCTTGTTGATAAAGTGGGATGCTCCCCCCTAAAAATCTATAGTTTGTCGTGCGGGCATCTTGCCCGTTGGGATCAGAAAAAATAGGGAGCAGGCTGCTCCCACCCCATCAAAATCAAGATTCTGCTGTACATTTCAACGTTTGTCCTGTACTCAGATTGGTGAGTTTTGAGGAGATGGCGATTGATATTTAATTGATATTTAGTTGATATTTATCATAACAATGAGGGGGGGGATGGGTTGATTCTCAGCTATTGGGAGGGCGATCGCGTCACGTTGGCCAGTATTACCAGTATTAATTTCTAGTGGGGCGATCGAGGAATTTTACGAAGAGATTATTTTCGAGCCATCCCCTGATCCGGTTGTATGATCAGAAAAAACTCACGGGACTTGTCATGACCGCCACCCCTGAATCGCTTCAGACGTTTGTCAAATTCTGCGAAGACTACATCACCGGACGAGAGCGCGGCGAAGCCCAGACATTCCTAAACGAATTTTTTCGAGCGTTTGGCCATGAGGGCGCACGGCAAGCCGGAGCGACTTTTGAGGAAGCGATCGCATCTGGTAGCAAGAAAGGAAACACCGGGTTTGCAGACTTGATGTGGAAGCCGAAGGTGTTGATCGAGATGAAAAGCCGAGGGGTGAATCTCAAAGAACACTTTGCCCAAGCCCGCGAATATTGGGTGCAAGCCGTTCCCAACCGACCCCGCTACGTCATCCTCTGCAACTTTGACGAGTTTTGGATCTACGACTTTGACCAGCAAGTGAGTGAACCGATGGATCGTGTGCCATTGGTAGAGCTACCGCAGCGGAGCGGTGCATTCACGTTCATGGAATATGGCCAGGGATTAGCTCCCGTTTTTGGCAATAACCAAGTTTTAGTGACGGAGAAAGCAGGCAAGCGGATGGGGGAACTGTTCATTGCCCTAGCCGAACGGGGAGAGCGCACGAAGCAGTTTGACCGCCTGACCGCCCAACGGTTTACATTGCAATGTGTGATGGCGATGTTTGCCGAAGACCGGGGACTACTGCCCACCAATATGTTTGTGTCCTGTGTGCAGGAATGTCAGGATGGCGGCAGTTCTTACGATGTGATTGGTGGCCTATTTCGGGAGATGAACACCCCCGGCATCACCCCAGCCGGACGCTATCAAGGGGTGGACTATTTCAACGGTGGACTGTTCTCAACGATTCATCCGATTGAGTTGGAGCAGAAAGAGCTTTCAATTCTGCGTGACGCAGCACGGGAGGATTGGGGAAAAGTCAGACCCGCCATTTTCGGCAGCATCTTTGAGAACACCGCCAACGCCGAAGAACGCCACGCCCACGGGATGCACTTCACATCCGAGGGCGACATCATGAAAATTGTCGGCCCCACCATCAACCAATATTGGGAAGACCAAATCGACGCGGCGAACAGCTTGGAGCAGTTGGAACAGATTGCGATCGCACTCTCGGAGTATCGCGTCCTCGACCCCGCCTGTGGCTCTGGTAATTTTCTCTACATGGCCTATCAGGAGTTGAAGCGTATCGAGTTTGAGTTGGGGCAGAAGATTAAGGGGTTTGGCGGTATGCCTCGCGAGGGATTGGTGACACCGCTGCAATTCTATGGCATCGACATCAACCCGTTTGGGGTGGAGTTGGCGCGGGTGACGTTGATGATTGCGCGAAAGATGGCGATTGATGAGTGGGGGATGGGGGAAGATGCTTTACCGTTGAGCCAGTTGGATCAGAATATTGTTTGTGCTGATGCGTTGTTTACGGAGTGGCCGGCAGCGGATGCGGTGATTGGAAATCCGCCGTTTTTGGGTGGGAAAAATGTCCGCATGACGTTAAATGATGACTATATAGACCAAGTATTTCGGGCTTTCCCTGATGTTAAAGATTCTGTTGATTTTTGCTCCTATTGGTTTCGTTTAGCGCATGACCATATCTCTACTAAGGGCCGTGCAGGTTTAGTCGGGACGAACTCAATTAGTCAAGGAAAAAGCCGAACTGCATCTCTGGAGTACATTGCCACCAACGATGGTTATATTCACAACGCTATTTCTACCCAGGAGTGGAGTGGGGCTGCTGCTGTTCATGTGAGCTTGGTGAATTGGGTCAAACAAGAGCCAGACGAATATCGACTGGATCAGAAAGTCGTGCAACGGATTAACACTTCACTCACAACCTGCATTGATGTCACGGGGGCAGCACGGCTTAAAAGCAATCAAAATTATTCTTTTCAAGGAGTGATTCCAGTCGGTAAAGCTTTTTACATCAAACCCAAACAGGCAGAAGCATGGATAAAAGCTGATTCAAAAAACAAAGATGTTTTGAAGCCCTCAGTATCAGCTAGTGATTTAACAGATTGTATTAATGGCAGTCCTAAGCGTATGATCATTGATTTTAATGATATGTCGATAGAAGATGCAAGATTTTACAAAGCTCCATTTGAGCATATTAAAACTTATGTAAAGCCAGAACGCGATAAGAATCGTAGAATTGTAACTCGTGAAAATTGGTGGAAATTTGGTGAAAAGCGGCCAGCTATGCGAGAAGCGATCGCGCCACTCTCTTGCTACTTTGCAATTCCAAGACATTCTAAATGGTTTATTTTTTTACCTTGTCACACTGATTGGCTTCCGGCTGATTCCACAACAGTAGTAGCTTCTGATGATTTCTACATCTTGGGCATTCTTACCTCAGATATTCACCGCCAATGGGTCAAAGCCCAAAGCTCTACCCTGAAGGGCGATACCCGCTACACTCACAACACTTGCTTTGAAACCTTCCCCTTTCCCCAGACCGCCACAGTCAAATTAACCGAAAAAATCCGACAGGCTGCGATCGCACTCCACGAGTACCGCAGTGATCGTATGGAAAAAGAGAAGTGTGGCATCACCACGCTCTATAACAACTACTTTCATGAACCCACCAGCAAACTCTCAAAACATCACAAAAAGCTCGATGCACTGGTGATGAAAGCCTACGGCTTCACCCCCAACGACGACATCCTAGAAAAACTCCTCACCCTCAATCTAGAACTCGCCGCCAAAGAACAACAGAAAGAACCCATTATCGGGCCATGGGCAAGCGATCGCCCCCCCGTGAAACAAGGGGCCTAAGCCCCTTGCCTAGTTTAGCCTTGCCCGTGCTAACGATTTAACTCGTAGGAGCGAGGCGTTTACGCATCGATTCGGCGCGTTTTTTGGCGATCGCATTATCGGGGTCAAACCCTAGCACCTGTTCGTACACATTGAGAGCTTGGGCGACGAGTTTTTTCTTTTCGTAGACATTTCCTAAATTATTCAGGGCGATCACATAGTCCGGGTAGAGTTTGATCGCTTCCTTGTAGTTGCGAATGGCGAGATCATATTGCTCTTGGGCAAAGTAGGCAAACCCCATCGCGTTGTACATCAGGGCGATATTTTCGGATTCCACCTCTTCTTTTTCCGCAGCTTTTAAGCCCCGTTGAAAGACTAAAACTGATTGGACATAGAGTTTTTTGTCTAGGCATAGGCTGCCGAATTCGTAATAGTCTTTGGTGGTGCAGTCGGCTTTCGTGAGGGCTTGCTGGAGGGTTTCAAAGCGGCGTTCTTGCTGACGAGTGCGCCAAATTTGGCGAAAGACAAAAATGGCTGCACCGCTGACTAAGACAAACAAAATCAGAATATAAAGAGTGGGTAAAAATTCGTTCATGGTCACAGTAAAGGGGAGTTCATTATAGGGGTTTTATGGGGGGTTAGCGGCAATGGGTGGGCTAACGCTCGTCGCGGCGCGATCGGGGTCGAATGGCGCGATCGCGCATGGGGGGACGACGGCGATCGGGGGGTGGGGGAGCTTGGCGGCGGAGGTCGGCGCTGAGGCTGAGGAAAAAGTCCCGGCGCAAACAGGGATATTCGCCCACCCAGAGGTTTTGACTGGGAATATGCAGATCGCTCACCTCTTTGATTTCGCTGAGGTCGGCTTGATTGGAAAAGACGAGACATTCCACCTTTTGCCCCGGTTTGAGCAGTTTATGGCTGCGTCGGAGGGGGGCTTGGACAAGGGTACGGAAGCCGCTGCGATCGCCAATGTCCAGGTTAATCCGCCGCTCGCGATTTTCCACAATCACCAACTCGCCGCGCTGGTTAAAGGTTTCCTCTTCCCGAATCAGGTCTTCGGAGATAAACACATCCAAAATCCGACCGCGCCAAAAGCCGCTATATTTCCAGCGGCGATACTTGCTGTTGCGCAGGCTGGCCCAATAGACCGGGGCCCAGAGCCAATACAGCCCAGCGATGATCCCCAGGAAAAATTTCAAGCCCCCCGCCCCGCCTTGAAACAGGACATTCAATAGCAGCAACGCCACCATCCCAATCACCGAAATCAAGACCCGCCGCACGATGTCTTGAATGCTGCCCCACACGGCGGCATATTGGGCCCCGGTGGCGATCGCAGGCACGAGTTGCTCAAATTTTTCGCGGGTGATGGGGACTAGCATGGGCTAACGATTAGAGGACTTTTTCTAGGCCGTAGACCAAGGTTTTCAATTCCGTCACCTTCCGAATCGCCAAGAT
Coding sequences within:
- a CDS encoding phosphate ABC transporter permease; translation: MLVPITREKFEQLVPAIATGAQYAAVWGSIQDIVRRVLISVIGMVALLLLNVLFQGGAGGLKFFLGIIAGLYWLWAPVYWASLRNSKYRRWKYSGFWRGRILDVFISEDLIREEETFNQRGELVIVENRERRINLDIGDRSGFRTLVQAPLRRSHKLLKPGQKVECLVFSNQADLSEIKEVSDLHIPSQNLWVGEYPCLRRDFFLSLSADLRRQAPPPPDRRRPPMRDRAIRPRSRRDER
- a CDS encoding DNA methyltransferase, whose product is MTATPESLQTFVKFCEDYITGRERGEAQTFLNEFFRAFGHEGARQAGATFEEAIASGSKKGNTGFADLMWKPKVLIEMKSRGVNLKEHFAQAREYWVQAVPNRPRYVILCNFDEFWIYDFDQQVSEPMDRVPLVELPQRSGAFTFMEYGQGLAPVFGNNQVLVTEKAGKRMGELFIALAERGERTKQFDRLTAQRFTLQCVMAMFAEDRGLLPTNMFVSCVQECQDGGSSYDVIGGLFREMNTPGITPAGRYQGVDYFNGGLFSTIHPIELEQKELSILRDAAREDWGKVRPAIFGSIFENTANAEERHAHGMHFTSEGDIMKIVGPTINQYWEDQIDAANSLEQLEQIAIALSEYRVLDPACGSGNFLYMAYQELKRIEFELGQKIKGFGGMPREGLVTPLQFYGIDINPFGVELARVTLMIARKMAIDEWGMGEDALPLSQLDQNIVCADALFTEWPAADAVIGNPPFLGGKNVRMTLNDDYIDQVFRAFPDVKDSVDFCSYWFRLAHDHISTKGRAGLVGTNSISQGKSRTASLEYIATNDGYIHNAISTQEWSGAAAVHVSLVNWVKQEPDEYRLDQKVVQRINTSLTTCIDVTGAARLKSNQNYSFQGVIPVGKAFYIKPKQAEAWIKADSKNKDVLKPSVSASDLTDCINGSPKRMIIDFNDMSIEDARFYKAPFEHIKTYVKPERDKNRRIVTRENWWKFGEKRPAMREAIAPLSCYFAIPRHSKWFIFLPCHTDWLPADSTTVVASDDFYILGILTSDIHRQWVKAQSSTLKGDTRYTHNTCFETFPFPQTATVKLTEKIRQAAIALHEYRSDRMEKEKCGITTLYNNYFHEPTSKLSKHHKKLDALVMKAYGFTPNDDILEKLLTLNLELAAKEQQKEPIIGPWASDRPPVKQGA
- a CDS encoding tetratricopeptide repeat protein, with translation MNEFLPTLYILILFVLVSGAAIFVFRQIWRTRQQERRFETLQQALTKADCTTKDYYEFGSLCLDKKLYVQSVLVFQRGLKAAEKEEVESENIALMYNAMGFAYFAQEQYDLAIRNYKEAIKLYPDYVIALNNLGNVYEKKKLVAQALNVYEQVLGFDPDNAIAKKRAESMRKRLAPTS
- a CDS encoding iron uptake porin, whose translation is MLDNSAAHANPSHVLADIEALNQTSAMSQVRGVSELSDVSPTDWAYSALSDLIERYNCIAGYPNGTFRGNRSLSRYEFAAGLNACLQQIERLIAETSADFVTRADLETVERLMAEFEAELAMLSTKVDNLESRVEFLEDNQFSTTTKLRGNVFMHLNNAWSGGNILAEGTSPFNASRDATGATTRRTITDDPELTFQYLTWLNFSTSFTGKDNLAMQLAVGNGRGPANNFVSAGLFNTWGVTFTDQNSGNDNEVRIRELFYQFPVNDKLHLVVGPRINWYRYFDGNRYSNIFKGADSFNSGGGSLINTLDRGAGAVALLNLSDKLKFNVGYLGESTEFLSGPNFNTAANANEGLFAGTYTISGELTYSPLDDLNLRFLYTRSRLNAVGGLLGVGGQSEPLYGLADDGADGNVNDGNADTYSFNFDWQPLDWLGLFGRYTYGKVHVTPANPTINDGHIIGQAVQAGLAFPDLGKEGSLLTFSYLIPFSVLDGREFIVSGAGDGGIQYEFEANYFYPVTNNIALVPSFFWINNPNNFGSNPDVYVANLRAQFSF